Genomic DNA from Epinephelus fuscoguttatus linkage group LG14, E.fuscoguttatus.final_Chr_v1:
aacttcataatttatttttttatgcctAAAGAGGAATAAAACAATCTTGACCGAGGtcttaatattaataatatactaataaactttatttatatagcacctttcaaaatacagcgacaaagtgctgtacaataaaactaaacacaataaaaacacaagaacaataaaagaaataacatGTCGTAAAATGTCATCCAGGAAggccaaaactaaaatcaagataataaatggGGAATAACATCACTAAACAGACAGCACAGATAAAGTCAGCATATGTTTTCTGATAGAAGTACGTTTTTAGGAGAGACTTAAACGAAgacagtgactcagacagccttGTATCCTCGGGCAGGTcgttccagagcctcggggccctggAGGCAAAAGCTGTGTCCCCTTTGGTCCTCGGTCTGGACTCTGGGACAAGCAGAAGACCTCTGCCCTGAGGATCTCAGACTATGTAAAAGTTCATAAGGGACTAACAGGTCTGAAATGTAATCTGGagccatgaagagccttaaaaatTATTAATAAGACTTTAAAGTTGATCCTACAacaaacagggagccagtgtaaagaggctaaaactggAGTGATGATGAAAGGGTTAATTTAGTGGTATGTTGAGCTCAGTGCTTTGACAGTGTTGTGCTCTGTAATAACTCCGCTGTTGTATCAGTGACAGATGATTGCTGCCTGTTTATTCCCTGATAGGCTGAGGGTCATTCATTAAACTGCCATTGTGTAATTTACTGACAGTGACGTCAGAACACTGATGGAGACGATTTATTGTGAAGAGTTCTCACTCTGTTTCATATTTCAGTCACAGTTTATTTGATGTCAtcgtgtgtgtgtcatgtcttCATGTgattcatgtttgtgttttatgtaaacacacacagactgaggtGATaaagtgtgtctgtgctgcagcgTCTTGAACATGAATCCTGAGCTcagcagaaacagacagagtgagacctctcactgtcacacacactctctgctcACTGACgcagcaggaagcagcagcagaagaagagacGAGGAGAGAGCCACAATTCCTCTGGTCCACGatcacacagcagcagtaaTCTATAACCTGTAATCAGTAATCTGTTAGTGTGTTGttggtgtgatgatgtcaccGCTGCAGGTGTTCAGACATCAGTGATAATCGATAACTGATAGAGTCAGACTTCTGTATCTGTGACAGCGTGTCGTTGGTGTGAGGTCGTGATGATGTCGGTGCTGCAGCTTCCTGCCGAGCTGTGGCTGCAGGTGTTCAGCTTCCTGTCCTGGAGAGACAAACTGAGCGTGCGCTGCACCTGCTCACACTTCAAACTCCTGCTGGATAAGTCCCGCCCCCTGTGGCGAGGCTTCACCGTGGTACTGCGACAGTTCTCCAGATACAACCGGCCGTTCTGGCGCAGCCTGGCTCAGAGGCACGTGGACAGCGTATCTGTGCGttcaggtaagaggaaacaCCTGAAGCAGCTCGCCACCTGGCTTCCTGCTCTCGAGGCGTTGCGGTTGGACGACTGGCAGGAAGGCGGCGTCGACGACCTGAAACTGTTCCACcggctgcagcagctgtccgtCACTTCCTGTTCCATGCCGTTGAAGAGCATCGACTTCCTGcttcctctcagtcatcacctGTTGCAGCTCAGACTGTGTAACGTGCAGCTCACCTGTAACGCCTCTCACCTGTTGACCGCCATCAGTCAGCTGACTCGTCTCACCTCGCTGCAGCTTCACCATGACGGCAGTCTGAGAGTCCCGAAGCCCAGCGGCGTCCTGACTCACCTGACCGAGCTCAAACACCTGTCCTGGACCATGATCACATACAAGATGCTGTCACATGACTTCTTCAGCCCCGCCCACCTCGcaggtaaaacacacacacacacacacacacacacacacacacacacacaggtaaacacacacacaacataaacacacacacacacacacacacaggtaaacacacacacacacacacacaggtaaacacacacacaacataaacacacacacacacagggaaacacaaacacaaacaaacacagacacatacataggtaaacacacaaacacatgcaggtaaacacacacacacacacacaaacagaggtaaacagacacacaaacacaggcacacaaacTTACACAtaggtaaacacacaaacacacacacacacacagacacacacacacacacacacacacacacacgggtaaatacacacacgtgaacacacatatacacatacacagacaggtaaatgcacacacaaacaaacatacactcaggtaaacacacacacacacacaggtaaacacacataggtaaatacatacaaacaaacatacacacaggtaaacacacacaggtaaacacacataggtaaatacatacaaacacactcgggtaaacacacacacacacacacacacacacacaggtaaacacacCTTTAGGATCACAGGGTGCAGTTCGTAAATCCGATCTGATGCTCGACACTAAAATCAGAGCGTTCTATTTCTTTCTATTTCATTAAGTTCGACTTTTATGTTGCCTGGCGTTCTGCTTCCCTGCCTACGGTGGCCTTGGAGGCCAAAACAGAAATCACAGTGACATTTGCTGAGACTGACGCCAGGACAGGTGGGAATGTACTGGACAGTGATTCCTGGTTGTTGACTGGACTCAGTCTGCAGCATCATGCTCAGCgtaaaaaacacagagattgGGTGATGGAGGATCGTCTGTACGATGGTACTGTGACGTCTTTGTGTAAAAGGAGCTCAGGgtgttgaagatgtgtgaacaCTGAGAGGAGACAAAGCTTTAGATGGAGTGTCAACAGTGTCCAGATAGCGCCAGACAGCGTGtattaaaggtgagacaacagGTGTGATGACAGGTGTGTTCACTCTCAGAGACCCTTTTAGGGTCGACATCATGAgttgcctctcccccacagggctgtaggctacacaggagtcttaaaatgtgtttgtcttgttgtgttactgggagccagaatagaagggaaaagtatttcctgttgtagggatgaataacgttacgtgtattaagggttatcatgtccaccttaTCAGAAACTGGgaagggattaagaggaagattggatttctctggaacgctaactttttagcacattagctcaCGTTAGCTTCCatggcaaaacaaacaagtgtggtcctcctttgtaagattggcttcctgtgacatcatccatccactgagtgagagc
This window encodes:
- the im:7136021 gene encoding uncharacterized protein im:7136021; the protein is MMSVLQLPAELWLQVFSFLSWRDKLSVRCTCSHFKLLLDKSRPLWRGFTVVLRQFSRYNRPFWRSLAQRHVDSVSVRSGKRKHLKQLATWLPALEALRLDDWQEGGVDDLKLFHRLQQLSVTSCSMPLKSIDFLLPLSHHLLQLRLCNVQLTCNASHLLTAISQLTRLTSLQLHHDGSLRVPKPSGVLTHLTELKHLSWTMITYKMLSHDFFSPAHLAGGGALQLSDLQLLNYDAVVTQEVLQPLSRLRSLSIFHLYSVPGPTCHLQTWLTSLPQLRSLSVHGGHPLAAYADFLPSSLLSLTLCVDLQPEDLQVVSQRAPHLEHLHLEPWSSSASLVRLLPQLFPQLRTLRIRHHHLSDSDFLRLQQLQHLDTLEILDSYYRPDPSDPSWVVYEPSSRLLQLISDLQKLTNHRVRVITSSHRDTLSCHCV